Proteins from a genomic interval of Helicobacter pylori Shi112:
- the hisS gene encoding histidine--tRNA ligase encodes MITPKVLSGFKDRLPKDAIQKAQLLSKVSVVFQSFGFVPIETPHLEYAEVLLPDASSDIQKEIYRFKDHGDRDVALRFDLTVPLARFVSLHHQTLGMPFKRYAIGNVFRGERAQKGRYREFTQCDFDFIGSESLVCDAEIIQVIVASLKALDLEDFCISINHRKILNGICEYFGVSQVNEALRIVDKLEKIGLNGVEEELKKECDLDLNTIKELLEMVQIKQNDLSHAEFFEKIAYLKGYNENLKKGIQDLERLYQLLGDLQISQNLYKIDFSIARGLGYYTGIVYETTLNGMKSLGSVCSGGRYDHLTQNFSKENLQGVGASIGIDRLIVALSEMQLLDERSTQAKVLIACMHEEYFSYANRLAESLRQSGIFSEVYPEAQKIKKPFSYANHKGHEFVAVIGEEEFKSETLSLKNMHSGMQLNCLSFLKALEIIGENDEDL; translated from the coding sequence ATGATCACCCCTAAAGTGTTAAGCGGGTTTAAAGACCGCTTGCCTAAAGATGCGATACAAAAAGCCCAGTTGCTTTCTAAAGTTTCGGTCGTGTTTCAAAGTTTTGGTTTTGTGCCGATTGAAACCCCTCATTTGGAATACGCTGAAGTGTTATTGCCTGATGCGAGCAGTGATATTCAAAAAGAAATTTATCGTTTTAAAGACCATGGGGATAGGGATGTGGCTTTAAGGTTTGATTTGACCGTGCCATTAGCCCGCTTTGTCTCTTTGCACCACCAAACGCTAGGAATGCCCTTCAAACGCTACGCTATAGGCAATGTCTTTAGGGGCGAAAGGGCGCAAAAAGGGCGTTATAGGGAATTTACGCAATGCGATTTTGATTTTATAGGGAGCGAAAGCTTGGTGTGCGATGCTGAGATCATTCAAGTGATTGTCGCTTCTTTAAAAGCCTTGGATTTAGAAGATTTTTGCATCTCTATCAACCACAGAAAAATTTTGAACGGGATATGCGAATATTTTGGCGTTTCTCAAGTGAATGAAGCGTTGCGCATTGTGGATAAATTGGAAAAGATTGGCCTAAATGGGGTTGAAGAAGAATTAAAAAAAGAGTGCGATTTGGATTTAAACACCATTAAAGAGCTTTTAGAAATGGTTCAAATCAAACAAAACGATTTAAGCCATGCGGAATTTTTTGAAAAAATTGCTTATTTGAAAGGCTATAATGAAAATCTGAAAAAGGGCATACAGGATTTAGAAAGGCTATACCAGTTGCTAGGGGATTTGCAAATTTCTCAAAACCTGTATAAAATTGATTTTTCTATCGCTAGGGGATTAGGGTATTATACAGGGATTGTGTATGAAACCACGCTTAATGGCATGAAGTCTTTAGGGAGCGTGTGTTCAGGGGGTCGTTACGATCATTTGACTCAAAATTTTTCTAAAGAGAATTTACAAGGGGTGGGGGCTTCTATTGGGATTGATCGATTGATTGTGGCTTTGAGTGAAATGCAATTACTAGACGAGCGCTCCACCCAAGCTAAAGTCTTAATCGCTTGCATGCATGAAGAGTATTTTTCTTATGCAAACCGCTTAGCGGAGTCTTTAAGGCAAAGCGGGATTTTTAGTGAAGTCTATCCAGAAGCTCAAAAAATCAAAAAACCCTTTTCTTATGCTAACCATAAAGGGCATGAGTTTGTGGCTGTCATTGGTGAAGAAGAATTTAAAAGCGAAACCTTAAGCCTGAAAAACATGCATTCAGGCATGCAGTTGAATTGCTTGAGTTTTTTAAAAGCCCTTGAAATCATTGGAGAAAACGATGAAGACTTATAA
- the asd gene encoding aspartate-semialdehyde dehydrogenase yields MKTYNVAIVGASGAVGQELIKGLENSSFPIKKFVPLASARSAGKKIKAFHKDYEILETTHEVFEKERIDIAFFSAGGSVSEEFATSAAKTALVIDNTSFFRLNKKVPLVVPEINAKEIFNAPLNIIANPNCSTIQMTQILNPLHLHFKIKSVIVSTYQAVSGAGNKGIESLKNELKTALECLKKDPAIDLSQVLQAGAFPYPIAFNAIAHIDTFNENGYTKEELKMVHETHKIMGVDFPISATCVRVPVLRSHSESLSIAFEKEFDLKEVYEVLKNAPSVVVCDEPSHNLYPTPLKASNTDSAFIGRLRKDLFDKKTLHGFCVADQLRVGAATNALKIALHYIKNA; encoded by the coding sequence ATGAAGACTTATAATGTCGCTATTGTCGGGGCTAGTGGGGCGGTAGGGCAAGAGCTGATTAAAGGTTTAGAAAATTCTTCTTTCCCGATTAAAAAATTTGTCCCGCTCGCTAGTGCTAGGAGTGCCGGTAAAAAGATTAAAGCTTTCCATAAAGACTATGAGATTTTAGAAACCACGCATGAAGTTTTTGAAAAAGAAAGAATAGACATCGCTTTTTTTAGCGCTGGGGGGAGCGTGAGCGAGGAATTTGCCACAAGCGCTGCAAAAACTGCCTTAGTGATTGATAACACGAGCTTTTTTAGATTGAATAAAAAAGTGCCTTTAGTCGTGCCTGAAATCAACGCTAAAGAAATTTTTAACGCTCCTTTAAATATCATCGCTAACCCCAATTGCTCCACCATTCAAATGACGCAAATTTTAAACCCCTTACACCTTCATTTTAAGATAAAAAGCGTTATTGTTAGCACCTATCAAGCCGTGAGTGGGGCAGGGAATAAGGGCATAGAGAGTTTAAAGAATGAGTTAAAAACCGCTTTAGAATGTTTAAAAAAAGACCCTGCTATTGATTTAAGCCAAGTCTTGCAAGCCGGGGCTTTCCCTTACCCGATCGCTTTCAATGCGATCGCTCATATTGATACTTTTAATGAGAATGGTTACACGAAAGAAGAGCTAAAAATGGTGCATGAAACCCATAAAATCATGGGCGTGGATTTCCCCATCAGCGCGACTTGCGTGCGCGTGCCGGTATTGAGGAGTCATAGCGAGAGTTTGAGTATCGCTTTTGAAAAAGAATTCGATCTTAAAGAAGTCTATGAAGTTTTAAAAAACGCCCCTAGCGTGGTTGTTTGCGATGAACCTAGCCATAATCTCTACCCCACGCCCTTAAAAGCGAGCAACACGGACAGCGCCTTTATTGGACGCTTGAGAAAGGATTTGTTTGATAAGAAAACTTTGCACGGCTTTTGCGTGGCGGATCAATTAAGAGTGGGGGCAGCCACCAATGCGCTCAAAATCGCTCTGCATTACATTAAGAACGCTTGA